One genomic window of Bactrocera dorsalis isolate Fly_Bdor chromosome 4, ASM2337382v1, whole genome shotgun sequence includes the following:
- the LOC105224145 gene encoding ubiquitin carboxyl-terminal hydrolase Usp2 isoform X1 — translation MIDIKKGRNSFEKFPTLQEKCDNTVILAQRQQQQPTTNSLNTYTSVHKPKTTTTRSTTATVFTTTTKTRPHTTTNAISVNGRAETKLHNGVGRRAASVGSTRNTKISNNARSNNNNNNSKPHSSDDTNPVRAANKPFFLVPQFQDQNFLKEECELAHAQVAPKQQQQQQKVVTANGDGGKISANNTNNNNTRTNQQASGNHRRNSGDSSKSNNNTSNSNNHSQKTNNNAYAIINSIHASISSRRTATATTTAPATATVAAVTANGVRRSGGGSANASVNINQHHHHHHVSTTASAVATTSTNGSAANAASGSAKNATTDTTVHKVDIVFNNRAPTQTSCGGRFVTSSKSAKSTQPHSTYNVTRPLTGTTTTTGAPTTSSTATFGGGVNAAATATKLSNGQSKLVRPLVHRTIPSTAVAAANAAAARENVNAYSNKLFNSYGSNSNRLSNNNNNNINNNGVHTVCHINNSSSSNNNITSNNTNGGSGANGMQHTLDHDDIKYIDSDDAPTTAAIAAAHASATTVTTPSRGGAQLERKTQLRCEQLCCPHTNCATSTTATLTGAAAGGGGGGGGVGVASASLKTRMRPKSTIICSTSNLVFEKINNYKYANGSAGGGSSAAKFAAEAAAARRNELRHSIDSNSIRASIEKFDSFSEQKRGAQVTLRSHGGGSGSTNNLQHHRHSGSEFDHATGSSSLLRLAQSGGGSLTRAPYRTVSPAPATACKVTATMHAPTLTTGSTGVSASSIRSGACSTNSLPTKSLGSVLAATTNTTTVTAINRHQEATALRATERASPSALLHKDAASTPSSSSSSPLLKQAEMKLPNGDVKKCTNAETNGVCDGAAADVETIRSTALRSIPPAPPSPTASRYRDRDSRLTSSSVLSSSLSNNIDDASKSKDENAEGLCGLRNIGNTCFMNSVIQCLSHTSELTKFLRTHNGIRSTSSKDQQILQEFAKLIREMWTSNVHSVTPMDLKRAFSSKHRMYSDYNQQDAQEFLRFFLDSLHSALNSGVKGEHLKIDDNLSDNKKADLTWEWYTRHENSLIRDLFVGQLKSTLRCTTCGNTSVTFDPFWDLSVSLPSSSRCKLESCLDLFIREEVLDGDEMPTCAKCRQRRRCTKSFTIQRFPKYLVIHLKRFSETRWSKLSNIVEFPTGERELNMGPYGSNPGTSIYYSLYAISNHMGSTAGGHYVALCKHPVSRKWHEFNDNVVSDTLSENNLVSSSAYILFYERA, via the exons ATGATAGACATTAAAAAAGGCCgcaatagttttgaaaaatttccaaCATTACAAGAAAAATGTGATAACACCGTTATATTAGCGCAGCGTCAACAACAGCAGCCGACCACTAACAGCTTGAATACCTATACGAGCGTACAcaagccaaaaacaacaacaacaagaagtaCAACAGCAACCGTCTttacaaccacaacaaaaacgcggccacatacaacaacaaatgcaataagTGTCAACGGCAGAGCGGAAACAAAATTGCACAACGGCGTTGGTAGGCGTGCTGCATCGGTGGGCAGCACGCGCAACACCAAAATCAGCAACAACGCCagaagcaacaataacaacaacaacagtaagcCGCACAGCAGCGACGACACGAATCCGGTGCGCGCCGCCAATAAGCCATTCTTTCTCGTACCGCAATTTCAAGATCAAAACTTTCTGAAGGAGGAATGTGAATTGGCGCATGCGCAAGTGGcaccgaaacaacaacaacaacaacaaaaagttgtcACAGCCAATGGTGACGGTGGTAAAATTAGTGcgaacaacaccaacaacaataatacaagAACTAACCAACAAGCGAGCGGCAACCACAGGCGCAACAGCGGAGACTCaagcaaaagcaataacaataccagcaacagcaacaatcacagccaaaaaaccaacaacaacgcgTACGCCATCATTAACAGCATACACGCGAGTATTAGTAGTAGGcgaacagcaacagcaacaacaacagcgccagcaacagcaacagtggCGGCGGTAACAGCGAATGGTGTGCGACGCAGCGGCGGCGGTAGCGCCAACGCCAGCGTCAATATCAATCAACATCATCACCATCATCACGTCAGTACAACAGCGTCAGCTGTGGCGACGACGAGTACAAACGGCAGCGCTGCCAACGCCGCCAGCGGCTCGGCGAAGAACGCAACAACCGATACCACCGTCCACAAAGTCGACATTGTCTTCAATAATCGCGCGCCTACGCAAACCAGTTGTGGCGGACGTTTCGTGACGTCGTCCAAAAGTGCGAAATCGACACAACCACATAGTACATACAACGTGACGCGTCCGCTCACCGGCACCACAACAACGACGGGCGCGCCAACTACGAGCAGCACTGCAACGTTTGGCGGCGGCGTCAACGCGGCAGCGACAGCGACTAAGTTGAGCAACGGCCAAAGCAAATTGGTGCGTCCGCTGGTGCATCGCACCATACCATCGACTGCGGTGGCGGCGGCCAATGCGGCTGCTGCGCGCGAGAACGTGAACGCCTACTCCAATAAACTATTCAACAGCTACGGCAGCAATAGCAATCGTcttagcaataataacaacaataatattaacaataacGGTGTGCATACTGTGTGCCATATCAACAATAgcagcagtagcaacaacaatatcacgAGCAATAACACCAACGGCGGCAGTGGCGCAAACGGTATGCAACATACGCTCGATCACGACGATATCAAGTACATCGATAGTGATGACGCGCCGACAACGGCAGCGATAGCGGCGGCGCATGCCAGCGCCACAACGGTCACCACACCGTCGCGTGGCGGCGCGCAGTTGGAGCGGAAAACACAGTTGCGCTGTGAGCAACTCTGTTGTCCGCATACCAATTGCGCGACGTCTACAACGGCAACGCTGACAGGTGCTGCTGCTGGCGGTGGaggcggtggcggtggcgtTGGCGTTGCCAGCGCGTCGCTCAAAACACGCATGCGTCCCAAATCGACGATCATCTGTTCCACCAGCAATCTCGTCTTCGAGAAGATCAACAATTATAAGTATGCCAATGGTAGCGCCGGTGGCGGTAGCAGCGCGGCTAAATTTGCCGCCGAAGCAGCGGCTGCGCGCCGCAACGAACTGCGGCACAGCATTGATTCGAATAGCATAAGAGCGTCCATTGAGAAGTTCGATAGTTTCAGCGAGCAGAAGCGCGGCGCGCAGGTGACGCTACGTTCGCACGGCGGCGGCAGCGGTAGTACAAACAATTTGCAACATCATCGTCATAGTGGCAGTGAATTTGATCACGCCACCGGTAGCAGTAGTCTCTTGCGACTGGCGCAAAGCGGTGGCGGCTCTTTGACGCGTGCACCCTACCGCACAGTGTCGCCCGCACCGGCTACCGCCTGCAAAGTTACTGCCACAATGCATGCACCGACCTTGACGACCGGTTCGACTGGTGTGTCGGCGTCGTCCATACGCAGCGGCGCATGCAGTACAAATAGTTTGCCAACGAAAAGTCTTGGCAGCGTTTTGGCTGCCACAACCAATACAACTACCGTTACCGCCATCAATCGTCATCAGGAGGCAACAGCATTGCGTGCTACCGAGCGTGCTTCACCCAGCGCGCTGCTGCACAAGGATGCGGCGTCAACACCATCGTCGTCCTCATCATCGCCACTGCTAAAGCAAGCCGAAATGAAATTGCCGAATGGCGATGTAAAGAAATGCACGAACGCGGAAACGAACGGCGTTTGTGACGGCGCCGCCGCGGATGTTGAAACT ATCCGCAGCACAGCACTACGGAGTATCCCGCCAGCACCGCCATCGCCGACCGCATCACGTTACCGGGATCGTGATAGCCGTTTAACGTCGTCATCGGTGCTCTCCTCATCGCTGTCTAATAACATAGACGATGCAAGCAAATCGAAGGATGAGAACGCCGAAG GTCTATGTGGGCTAAGAAATATCGGAAATACTTGTTTTATGAACTCGGTCATTCAGTGCCTGAGTCACACGAGCGAATTGACAAAGTTCTTGCGTACACACAATGGCATACGCTCGACATCGTCGAAGGATCAACAAATCCTACAAG AGTTTGCCAAGCTGATACGCGAGATGTGGACCAGCAATGTACACAGCGTTACGCCGATGGACCTGAAGCGCGCCTTTTCCTCCAAACATCGCATGTATAGTGATTACAACCAACAGGATGCACAAGAGTTTCTGCGCTTCTTCCTCGACTCGCTGCACAGTGCACTAAATTCGGGCGTGAAGGGGGAACACTTGAAAATCGACGATAACCTTAG CGACAATAAAAAAGCCGATCTAACGTGGGAATGGTACACACGACACGAGAACTCACTCATACGTGACCTCTTCGTCGGCCAATTGAAGAGCACACTACGTTGTACCACTTGTGGCAATACCAGCGTCACATTCGATCCGTTTTGGGATTTGAGCGTCTCGTTGCCATCGTCATCGCGCTGCAAGCTAGAATCTTGCCTCGATCTGTTCATACGCGAAGAGGTGTTGGATGGCGATGAGATGCCGACCTGTGCGAAATGTCGCCAAAGAAGAAGGTGCACGAAAAGCTTCACCATACAACGATTTCCCAAATATTTGGTTATAC ATTTGAAACGTTTCTCGGAGACTCGTTGGAGCAAGTTGTCGAACATTGTCGAATTTCCGACTGGTGAGCGCGAATTGAATATGGGTCCATACGGTTCGAACCCTGGCACGAGCATATATTATTCGCTGTATGCGATTTCGAATCATATGG GTTCCACAGCTGGCGGTCATTATGTGGCGTTGTGTAAACATCCGGTCTCGAGAAAATGGCATGAATTCAACGataatgt TGTCAGCGATACGCTCTCCGAAAATAATCTAGTTTCATCCAGTGCCTATATACTGTTCTATGAGCGAGCGTAA
- the LOC105224145 gene encoding ubiquitin carboxyl-terminal hydrolase Usp2 isoform X2, translating into MPVISPRRSSTSNSGSLYGTSSSGTGSTGTSTASAYSSASSYLNRANSLSKPTTPSSSLWSSSSSGASKYTPNYYSSYLGSNSSSYSPRTASQRNSLSSLYLSGGSSGLGTYRSSSSYLSAGSNDPITSSRYGLPKSPKTSSDTLRKRKDRDTNNSNDSSDVNGGGAKKPPSGSDGGNKRLSGSYSSSSLARLVATSGLEIYEKYSPANYKPNCELPRSSSALTEAEVDAVSPTIGGTTTTTTNNDELRNETTTNITLDRPRSRYSRLYSAGDESSSFSNSKYSDSSSKNDNDLTSTTATKPHRSSYRERAAAAAAATAKQQANALAPSTSASSVLSHSSSSGDVPTATFTLRSNRTPRTTVTKAEEGVTLNNGDKSSKGDSISRQGSKTNLNSNNNSYTNDLENNLRELKLSNSGSGSGLYKDSSSGSITTFTMPLQAKKSLSTSNSSGHLSALTTSNNDSDSELKRNHSANNLDVVDHSAPTYELKSNSAAAGGAEVCASATLNMVDSPITAKKIRSTALRSIPPAPPSPTASRYRDRDSRLTSSSVLSSSLSNNIDDASKSKDENAEGLCGLRNIGNTCFMNSVIQCLSHTSELTKFLRTHNGIRSTSSKDQQILQEFAKLIREMWTSNVHSVTPMDLKRAFSSKHRMYSDYNQQDAQEFLRFFLDSLHSALNSGVKGEHLKIDDNLSDNKKADLTWEWYTRHENSLIRDLFVGQLKSTLRCTTCGNTSVTFDPFWDLSVSLPSSSRCKLESCLDLFIREEVLDGDEMPTCAKCRQRRRCTKSFTIQRFPKYLVIHLKRFSETRWSKLSNIVEFPTGERELNMGPYGSNPGTSIYYSLYAISNHMGSTAGGHYVALCKHPVSRKWHEFNDNVVSDTLSENNLVSSSAYILFYERA; encoded by the exons ATGCCTGTGATTTCGCCACGCAGATCATCGACATCGAACAGTGGCAGTCTATACGGCACCTCGTCGTCCGGAACTGGCAGTACAGGCACTAGTACCGCCAGTGCATATAGTAGTGCATCGTCGTATTTGAATCGTGCGAATAGCTTGTCGAAACCCACAACGCCAAGCAGTTCATTGTGGTCGTCATCGTCGTCAGGAGCATCGAAATATACACCCAACTATTATAGCTCTTATTTGGGTTCGAATTCGTCATCGTATTCGCCACGTACAGCATCGCAACGTAACTCTTTGTCGTCTTTGTACCTGAGCGGCGGCTCCTCTGGATTAGGAACCTATCGCAGTAGTTCATCTTATTTGTCAGCCGGCAGCAATGATCCAATTACATCCAGTAGATATGGA TTACCCAAATCACCCAAGACATCATCCGATACATTGCGCAAGCGTAAGGACAGAGATACGAACAACAGCAATGACAGCAGCGATGTGAACGGTGGTGGCGCTAAGAAGCCGCCTTCAGGTTCGGATGGGGGCAACAAGCGCTTGTCAGGCTCATATTCATCCTCATCCCTAGCACGTTTAGTAGCGACATCTGGTCTGGAAATCTATGAAAAATACAGTCCCGCTAATTATAAACCCAATTGTGAACTTCCACGTTCCAGCTCAGCGCTAACTGAGGCTGAGGTAGACGCAGTTTCACCCACCATCGGCGGCACAACAACGACGACAACGAACAATGACGAGTTACGCAACGAGACTACGACAAACATAACATTGGACCGACCACGCAGTCGCTATAGTCGCTTGTATAGCGCCGGTGATGAGTCTTCCAGCTTTAGCAACAGCAAATATAGTGACAGCAGCAGTAAAAATGATAACGACTTAACtagcacaacagcaacaaagccGCACCGTTCCAGTTACCGCGAACGTGCGGCAGCAGCCGCCGCAGCGACAGCAAAACAACAGGCCAACGCCCTCGCGCCCTCCACATCGGCCTCATCTGTGCTGAGTCATAGCAGTAGCAGCGGTGATGTGCCGACCGCAACATTTACTTTGCGCAGCAATCGCACACCCAGAACCACAGTGACAAAGGCAGAGGAAGGCGTAACACTCAACAATGGCGACAAGAGCAGCAAGGGTGACAGCATCAGCCGACAAGGCAGCAAAACGAAcctaaacagcaacaacaacagttacaCCAATGACCTTGAAAACAACTTGAGGGAGCTAAAGTTGTCCAACtccggcagcggcagcggcctATATAAGGATAGCAGTAGCGGCAGCATAACCACCTTCACGATGCCGCTGCAGGCGAAGAAATCGCTCAGCACCAGCAATAGCAGCGGTCATCTCAGCGCTCTGACTACCTCAAACAACGACAGCGATAGCGAACTGAAGCGCAATCACAGCGCCAACAATTTGGATGTGGTCGATCATAGCGCCCCAACATACGAACTTAAATCGAATAGTGCGGCAGCTGGCGGCGCTGAGGTGTGCGCCAGTGCAACGCTCAATATGGTGGACTCACCGATCACGGCGAAGAAG ATCCGCAGCACAGCACTACGGAGTATCCCGCCAGCACCGCCATCGCCGACCGCATCACGTTACCGGGATCGTGATAGCCGTTTAACGTCGTCATCGGTGCTCTCCTCATCGCTGTCTAATAACATAGACGATGCAAGCAAATCGAAGGATGAGAACGCCGAAG GTCTATGTGGGCTAAGAAATATCGGAAATACTTGTTTTATGAACTCGGTCATTCAGTGCCTGAGTCACACGAGCGAATTGACAAAGTTCTTGCGTACACACAATGGCATACGCTCGACATCGTCGAAGGATCAACAAATCCTACAAG AGTTTGCCAAGCTGATACGCGAGATGTGGACCAGCAATGTACACAGCGTTACGCCGATGGACCTGAAGCGCGCCTTTTCCTCCAAACATCGCATGTATAGTGATTACAACCAACAGGATGCACAAGAGTTTCTGCGCTTCTTCCTCGACTCGCTGCACAGTGCACTAAATTCGGGCGTGAAGGGGGAACACTTGAAAATCGACGATAACCTTAG CGACAATAAAAAAGCCGATCTAACGTGGGAATGGTACACACGACACGAGAACTCACTCATACGTGACCTCTTCGTCGGCCAATTGAAGAGCACACTACGTTGTACCACTTGTGGCAATACCAGCGTCACATTCGATCCGTTTTGGGATTTGAGCGTCTCGTTGCCATCGTCATCGCGCTGCAAGCTAGAATCTTGCCTCGATCTGTTCATACGCGAAGAGGTGTTGGATGGCGATGAGATGCCGACCTGTGCGAAATGTCGCCAAAGAAGAAGGTGCACGAAAAGCTTCACCATACAACGATTTCCCAAATATTTGGTTATAC ATTTGAAACGTTTCTCGGAGACTCGTTGGAGCAAGTTGTCGAACATTGTCGAATTTCCGACTGGTGAGCGCGAATTGAATATGGGTCCATACGGTTCGAACCCTGGCACGAGCATATATTATTCGCTGTATGCGATTTCGAATCATATGG GTTCCACAGCTGGCGGTCATTATGTGGCGTTGTGTAAACATCCGGTCTCGAGAAAATGGCATGAATTCAACGataatgt TGTCAGCGATACGCTCTCCGAAAATAATCTAGTTTCATCCAGTGCCTATATACTGTTCTATGAGCGAGCGTAA
- the LOC105224145 gene encoding ubiquitin carboxyl-terminal hydrolase Usp2 isoform X4, translating to MPVISPRRSSTSNSGSLYGTSSSGTGSTGTSTASAYSSASSYLNRANSLSKPTTPSSSLWSSSSSGASKYTPNYYSSYLGSNSSSYSPRTASQRNSLSSLYLSGGSSGLGTYRSSSSYLSAGSNDPITSSRYGIRSTALRSIPPAPPSPTASRYRDRDSRLTSSSVLSSSLSNNIDDASKSKDENAEGLCGLRNIGNTCFMNSVIQCLSHTSELTKFLRTHNGIRSTSSKDQQILQEFAKLIREMWTSNVHSVTPMDLKRAFSSKHRMYSDYNQQDAQEFLRFFLDSLHSALNSGVKGEHLKIDDNLSDNKKADLTWEWYTRHENSLIRDLFVGQLKSTLRCTTCGNTSVTFDPFWDLSVSLPSSSRCKLESCLDLFIREEVLDGDEMPTCAKCRQRRRCTKSFTIQRFPKYLVIHLKRFSETRWSKLSNIVEFPTGERELNMGPYGSNPGTSIYYSLYAISNHMGSTAGGHYVALCKHPVSRKWHEFNDNVVSDTLSENNLVSSSAYILFYERA from the exons ATGCCTGTGATTTCGCCACGCAGATCATCGACATCGAACAGTGGCAGTCTATACGGCACCTCGTCGTCCGGAACTGGCAGTACAGGCACTAGTACCGCCAGTGCATATAGTAGTGCATCGTCGTATTTGAATCGTGCGAATAGCTTGTCGAAACCCACAACGCCAAGCAGTTCATTGTGGTCGTCATCGTCGTCAGGAGCATCGAAATATACACCCAACTATTATAGCTCTTATTTGGGTTCGAATTCGTCATCGTATTCGCCACGTACAGCATCGCAACGTAACTCTTTGTCGTCTTTGTACCTGAGCGGCGGCTCCTCTGGATTAGGAACCTATCGCAGTAGTTCATCTTATTTGTCAGCCGGCAGCAATGATCCAATTACATCCAGTAGATATGGA ATCCGCAGCACAGCACTACGGAGTATCCCGCCAGCACCGCCATCGCCGACCGCATCACGTTACCGGGATCGTGATAGCCGTTTAACGTCGTCATCGGTGCTCTCCTCATCGCTGTCTAATAACATAGACGATGCAAGCAAATCGAAGGATGAGAACGCCGAAG GTCTATGTGGGCTAAGAAATATCGGAAATACTTGTTTTATGAACTCGGTCATTCAGTGCCTGAGTCACACGAGCGAATTGACAAAGTTCTTGCGTACACACAATGGCATACGCTCGACATCGTCGAAGGATCAACAAATCCTACAAG AGTTTGCCAAGCTGATACGCGAGATGTGGACCAGCAATGTACACAGCGTTACGCCGATGGACCTGAAGCGCGCCTTTTCCTCCAAACATCGCATGTATAGTGATTACAACCAACAGGATGCACAAGAGTTTCTGCGCTTCTTCCTCGACTCGCTGCACAGTGCACTAAATTCGGGCGTGAAGGGGGAACACTTGAAAATCGACGATAACCTTAG CGACAATAAAAAAGCCGATCTAACGTGGGAATGGTACACACGACACGAGAACTCACTCATACGTGACCTCTTCGTCGGCCAATTGAAGAGCACACTACGTTGTACCACTTGTGGCAATACCAGCGTCACATTCGATCCGTTTTGGGATTTGAGCGTCTCGTTGCCATCGTCATCGCGCTGCAAGCTAGAATCTTGCCTCGATCTGTTCATACGCGAAGAGGTGTTGGATGGCGATGAGATGCCGACCTGTGCGAAATGTCGCCAAAGAAGAAGGTGCACGAAAAGCTTCACCATACAACGATTTCCCAAATATTTGGTTATAC ATTTGAAACGTTTCTCGGAGACTCGTTGGAGCAAGTTGTCGAACATTGTCGAATTTCCGACTGGTGAGCGCGAATTGAATATGGGTCCATACGGTTCGAACCCTGGCACGAGCATATATTATTCGCTGTATGCGATTTCGAATCATATGG GTTCCACAGCTGGCGGTCATTATGTGGCGTTGTGTAAACATCCGGTCTCGAGAAAATGGCATGAATTCAACGataatgt TGTCAGCGATACGCTCTCCGAAAATAATCTAGTTTCATCCAGTGCCTATATACTGTTCTATGAGCGAGCGTAA
- the LOC105224145 gene encoding ubiquitin carboxyl-terminal hydrolase Usp2 isoform X3, with translation MIQLHPVDMDSALTEAEVDAVSPTIGGTTTTTTNNDELRNETTTNITLDRPRSRYSRLYSAGDESSSFSNSKYSDSSSKNDNDLTSTTATKPHRSSYRERAAAAAAATAKQQANALAPSTSASSVLSHSSSSGDVPTATFTLRSNRTPRTTVTKAEEGVTLNNGDKSSKGDSISRQGSKTNLNSNNNSYTNDLENNLRELKLSNSGSGSGLYKDSSSGSITTFTMPLQAKKSLSTSNSSGHLSALTTSNNDSDSELKRNHSANNLDVVDHSAPTYELKSNSAAAGGAEVCASATLNMVDSPITAKKIRSTALRSIPPAPPSPTASRYRDRDSRLTSSSVLSSSLSNNIDDASKSKDENAEGLCGLRNIGNTCFMNSVIQCLSHTSELTKFLRTHNGIRSTSSKDQQILQEFAKLIREMWTSNVHSVTPMDLKRAFSSKHRMYSDYNQQDAQEFLRFFLDSLHSALNSGVKGEHLKIDDNLSDNKKADLTWEWYTRHENSLIRDLFVGQLKSTLRCTTCGNTSVTFDPFWDLSVSLPSSSRCKLESCLDLFIREEVLDGDEMPTCAKCRQRRRCTKSFTIQRFPKYLVIHLKRFSETRWSKLSNIVEFPTGERELNMGPYGSNPGTSIYYSLYAISNHMGSTAGGHYVALCKHPVSRKWHEFNDNVVSDTLSENNLVSSSAYILFYERA, from the exons ATGATCCAATTACATCCAGTAGATATGGA CTCAGCGCTAACTGAGGCTGAGGTAGACGCAGTTTCACCCACCATCGGCGGCACAACAACGACGACAACGAACAATGACGAGTTACGCAACGAGACTACGACAAACATAACATTGGACCGACCACGCAGTCGCTATAGTCGCTTGTATAGCGCCGGTGATGAGTCTTCCAGCTTTAGCAACAGCAAATATAGTGACAGCAGCAGTAAAAATGATAACGACTTAACtagcacaacagcaacaaagccGCACCGTTCCAGTTACCGCGAACGTGCGGCAGCAGCCGCCGCAGCGACAGCAAAACAACAGGCCAACGCCCTCGCGCCCTCCACATCGGCCTCATCTGTGCTGAGTCATAGCAGTAGCAGCGGTGATGTGCCGACCGCAACATTTACTTTGCGCAGCAATCGCACACCCAGAACCACAGTGACAAAGGCAGAGGAAGGCGTAACACTCAACAATGGCGACAAGAGCAGCAAGGGTGACAGCATCAGCCGACAAGGCAGCAAAACGAAcctaaacagcaacaacaacagttacaCCAATGACCTTGAAAACAACTTGAGGGAGCTAAAGTTGTCCAACtccggcagcggcagcggcctATATAAGGATAGCAGTAGCGGCAGCATAACCACCTTCACGATGCCGCTGCAGGCGAAGAAATCGCTCAGCACCAGCAATAGCAGCGGTCATCTCAGCGCTCTGACTACCTCAAACAACGACAGCGATAGCGAACTGAAGCGCAATCACAGCGCCAACAATTTGGATGTGGTCGATCATAGCGCCCCAACATACGAACTTAAATCGAATAGTGCGGCAGCTGGCGGCGCTGAGGTGTGCGCCAGTGCAACGCTCAATATGGTGGACTCACCGATCACGGCGAAGAAG ATCCGCAGCACAGCACTACGGAGTATCCCGCCAGCACCGCCATCGCCGACCGCATCACGTTACCGGGATCGTGATAGCCGTTTAACGTCGTCATCGGTGCTCTCCTCATCGCTGTCTAATAACATAGACGATGCAAGCAAATCGAAGGATGAGAACGCCGAAG GTCTATGTGGGCTAAGAAATATCGGAAATACTTGTTTTATGAACTCGGTCATTCAGTGCCTGAGTCACACGAGCGAATTGACAAAGTTCTTGCGTACACACAATGGCATACGCTCGACATCGTCGAAGGATCAACAAATCCTACAAG AGTTTGCCAAGCTGATACGCGAGATGTGGACCAGCAATGTACACAGCGTTACGCCGATGGACCTGAAGCGCGCCTTTTCCTCCAAACATCGCATGTATAGTGATTACAACCAACAGGATGCACAAGAGTTTCTGCGCTTCTTCCTCGACTCGCTGCACAGTGCACTAAATTCGGGCGTGAAGGGGGAACACTTGAAAATCGACGATAACCTTAG CGACAATAAAAAAGCCGATCTAACGTGGGAATGGTACACACGACACGAGAACTCACTCATACGTGACCTCTTCGTCGGCCAATTGAAGAGCACACTACGTTGTACCACTTGTGGCAATACCAGCGTCACATTCGATCCGTTTTGGGATTTGAGCGTCTCGTTGCCATCGTCATCGCGCTGCAAGCTAGAATCTTGCCTCGATCTGTTCATACGCGAAGAGGTGTTGGATGGCGATGAGATGCCGACCTGTGCGAAATGTCGCCAAAGAAGAAGGTGCACGAAAAGCTTCACCATACAACGATTTCCCAAATATTTGGTTATAC ATTTGAAACGTTTCTCGGAGACTCGTTGGAGCAAGTTGTCGAACATTGTCGAATTTCCGACTGGTGAGCGCGAATTGAATATGGGTCCATACGGTTCGAACCCTGGCACGAGCATATATTATTCGCTGTATGCGATTTCGAATCATATGG GTTCCACAGCTGGCGGTCATTATGTGGCGTTGTGTAAACATCCGGTCTCGAGAAAATGGCATGAATTCAACGataatgt TGTCAGCGATACGCTCTCCGAAAATAATCTAGTTTCATCCAGTGCCTATATACTGTTCTATGAGCGAGCGTAA